The Patescibacteria group bacterium DNA window AACTAGAAAATTACCTATGACACTCACCTGGCTTGGCCAGAATTGTTTTAAAATTGAAGGGAAATCAGGGAGTCTCGTCTTGAATCCGTTCATAAGCACGAAGACTCAACGGCTGCCTAAAAATGCGGATGCCTTTTTATTCGTTCGACCAATGCCTGAGAAAGATGTCGCTGCTATCACCGGTGAATCACTCAGCATTACAACACCGGGAGAATATGAAATTAAGGAACTGTTAATCGCTGGACAGCCGGCCGGGGACAAAGGGGAAACAGTTTTTCGCATTGTGGCAGACGGTGTGCACGTTGGGTACATTGGCGAACAAGCAACATTTGACGAGGCCGCGGCCGATCTACTGGAAGGCGTTGACGTGCTTGTCTTGCCAGTTGGGGGAGGGGTAGTGCTTGATGCCAGTGGCGCGGGTGCGGTAGTGAGTAAAATAGAGCCGCGCATAGTTGTTCCCATTGAAACCGCTGAAATGGTTGGCGGGAAGCAAGCGTCAGTTGAGCAGTTCTGCAAGGAGTTAGGCATTACAAAGCCTGATGCAGTAAAGAAATTGTCATTGCTTCGAAAAGATTTGCCAGCAGACGAGACCATGCTCGTTCTTTTTGAATCCTAGGTATGCCGACAGTAGTCAAAGGAGACAATGAAGCATCTCGTCGCATGGCCGTATGGGCCGCTGCGGCAGTTTCTATGTTTCTCGTTGTAGGAGGCTGGGCGTGGTCTTTTCAAACAAGTATTCCAGAAGCTTCAACCACAGTTGACCAACCATTTGCGGAGTTGAATGCAGATTTATCCACACTCTTTGCTGAAACGAATGGTGCGCTAAATTCGCAGAACATCAGTGAACAGTTAGACGAAGCATCGGGTAATACTTCTTCAGTGGCAATTGACCCACTGGTCATTGAAATGTTGAAAGAGAAGGTTCAAGCACCAACACCCACGACTACATTACCTGTGCAAGAAACAAAAGAATAACTATGGCAAAACGAGAAGCAAAACAGACGGAAGAGGACATAGTGGCCCATGGTCAAATTGAACCACGTGGACTCGTGGTGGAAATGGAAGAGTCATACCTCGACTACGCTATGTCGGTCATCGTTTCGCGCGCCTTGCCTGATGTGCGAGATGGGTTGAAGCCGGTGCAGCGTCGAATTCTTTACGCCATGTGGCAGACCGGACTTCGCGCCAGTGGCAAAACAAGAAAATCAGCGACGGTGGTTGGTGAAGTCATGGGTAAGTATCACCCACACGGTGATAGTGCTATTTATGACTCTTTGGTTCGATTGGCGCAGCCGTTTTCAATGCGTGAGCCGCTCGTCACGGGCCAAGGTAACTTTGGCTCTATGGATGGCGATAGCGCAGCGGCCATGCGTTATACCGAGGCCAAGCTGTCGGCTATTGCTGAAGAACTGTTGCAAGATATTGAAAAAGAAACAGTAGCGTTTGTTCCAAACTACGACGGTTCACACGAAGAGCCGCGGGTACTTCCAGCAAAATTGCCGAACCTGCTCATTAACGGCACCACAGGCATTGCCGTTGGTATGGCCACTTCTATTCCACCGCACAACATTGGGGAAGTTGTTGACGCCGCCGTACACCTTATTGATCATCCCGAGGCCACCGCCGAAGATCTATTCGCTATTGTGCCGGGCCCAGACTTTCCTACTGGTGGAATTATTTACGACGCAAAGGCTATTCGGGAAGCATACGGGACCGGCCGTGGTGCCATTGTAACGCGCGGTAAGGCGGAAATTGAGGAAGAATCAAATGGTGCGTTCCGCATCATTATTACGGAGATTCCGTACCTCGTGAACAAGGCAACACTCGTTGAGCGGATTGCCACCTTAGTGCATGAAAAAAAGATAGAAGGCATTCGTGATTTGCGTGACGAATCAGACAAAGCTGGTGTACGGGTTGTGGTTGAGCTGAAGAAAGATAGCTATCCAAAGAAAATTTTAAACCAGCTCTACAAGCATACTGAGTTGCAGCAGACGTTTCACTTGAACATGCTGGCCCTTGTTGATGGGGTGCAGCCGCGCGTGCTGACATTGAAGTCAGTGCTGGAAGAGTATGTGAAGCATCGAGAAGTTGTTGTGCAGAAGCGTGCCGAGTACGACCTGGAAAAAGCAAAAGACAGAGCGCACATTTTGGAAGGACTGAAAATTGCCGGTGACAACATTGATGCGGTTATTAAACTCATCAAGCAGTCGGCCGACAAAGACGTTGCTCGGTTAGCCCTCATGAAGAAGTTTAATTTGTCTGAGCGTCAAGCCGTGGCAATTCTTGAAATACGGTTGCAGCAATTGGCCAACCTGGAGCGCATGCGAATCGAAGAGGAGTTAAAAGAAAAGCGACTTCTCATTAAAGCACTCACCGAGTTACTGGCTTCGGCAAAAAAAATTCGCACCGTTGTGAAAGATGAATTACTAGCGCTTCGAGAGCGCTACACCTCACCTCGTCGTACGGCAGTGGTAAAAAATGCTGTTGGTGAATTCACGTCGGAAGATCTTATTCCTGACGAGCCTACTGTCGTGACCGTCACCGCCGCTGGGTACGTAAAGCGCATTCCACCGGACACCTTCCGAACGCAAGCCAGAGGTGGGAAGGGCGTTGTGGGACTCACCACAAAAGAAGATGACTTCGTGGCACACCTTGTTTCTACCAGAACGCATGCCGACTTACTTTTCTTCACTACGTCTGGCCGTGTCTTTCAAATCAAGGCGTACGAACTGCCGGTTTCATCTCGTACCGCCAAAGGGCAAGCCATTCAGAATTTCTTACAGCTCGCACCAGAAGAAACAGTTACCGCCGTTCTCCCATTAGCGACCGATCGTTCAACCACTCGCTACCTTGCAATGGGTACGGCACGTGGTGTGGTGAAGAAAGTACCGGTGGATCAATTCGAGAATGTTCGTCGTTCAGGGTTAATAGCCATACGACTACACAAGACCGATACGCTTCGTTGGGTGCTACCAACAACCGGACAAGACGAGTTCATTTTCGTTACCAAGCGGGGGCAATCGATACGCTTTAAAGAAAAGAGTGTGCGGGCAATGGGTCGCTCAGCTGCCGGAGTCATGGGAATTCGGCTAAAAACCGGAGACGATATTATGTTGATGGAAGTGCTTCCTTCCGGGAAATCAGCCAACGCCGCAGAACTTGTGGTCGTCAGTGAGCATGGTTTTGGTAAACGAACTAAACTTTCGCAGCACAAGGTGCAGGGTCGCGGCGGTAGTGGGGTGAAGGCGGCGGATGTCAGTAAGAAAACTGGTTCGTTGGTTGGTGGAGCAATTGTTGTGCCAGATGGGGAGTTAGTACCGGACCTCATCATCATCTCTAATGCTGGTCAGGTTATTCGCATACCGTATAAATCGGTCAGCCTGCTGGGTCGGGTAACCCAAGGGGTGCGAATCATGCGATTTAAAGGGGATGCTGACCGGGTTGCCTCAGTAACGATTGTCGGGTAAGATAGCCGAACTTCATTCCCCTTATATTTTTCTATGCCAGTACCGTCATTTCGTCGCAGTAAATCACATGGTCGTCGTCGTCGCAGTCATGACGCCCTGAAACGGCAAACGCTCACAACGTGTGCTAAATGTAAGCAGCCAAAACCACAACATCAGGTGTGCCCGAGCTGCGGGACATACCGTGGTCGTCAAATTATGCCTGCCGCTTCAACAAAAACAGCCAAGCGTTCTATTCGTCGCACGAAGGCCGTGTCTGAGAAGAAAGCGTAGCTTACCAGTTGCATGTCGAACCGGCACCTGGCCCGTACGGTCGCAATGCAGACATTGTACGAGGTGGACTTTAATCGACCATTTGCCGGTCGATCGGCCACACCTGCAGACATTCGTGAAGTTGACCAATTGGTGCACGTGAACTTTGAAGAGTTTGCTCCCGGTGCCGAGGATGAACGGTTTTCCCTGGCGGTAGTTCATGGTGTGCTTGAAAATCTAGCCGCTATTGATCCATATCTCACCAAGTACGCGACGGAATGGCCCATCGAACAGATTACTGTAGTAGACCGAAACGTTTTACGTATCGGCATCTTCGAGCTAGTAGTTGGTAAAACCGTGCCGGCGAAAGTTGCTATTAATGAAGCCATAGAACTCGCCAAAGCGTTTGGCGGTGAGTCTTCCGGTCGGTTTGTGAACGGTGTACTCGGTGCTATTTATAAAGATATGCCCAAAGTGGCAGTTGCAGGCGTCGTATGACAAGGGACCTATCAAAACTTGAAACTATCTTAGGGGTAAGCTTTAAAAATAAAGATTTATTAGAGCAGGCGCTGGTGCATCGGTCGTATTTGAACGAGAACCCAGCATTTCCTTATGGCAATAACGAACGTCTAGAATTCTTGGGTGACGCCGTGCTTGAGCTGGTCGTTACCGAATACCTTTACGATCAGTATGAGAATCCAGAGGGGGACCTCACCAATTGGCGCGCGAGTTTGGTGAATACAAAAATGCTCGCTGATGTGTCGCGCGGTCTATCAGTGAATGATTTTTTACGGTTGTCGCGTGGCGAAGCGAAAGAAGATCAAGCGAAGGCTCGCACGTATATTTTGGCGAACGCTTTTGAGTCAATTGTTGGCGCGCTCTACCTTGATCAAGGGTATGACGTTGTAAGGGCGTATTTGCATCGGGTACTGCTCCCTCGATTGCCGCATATTCTGGAGCACGAATTATATCGCGACCCAAAGAGTACGTTTCAGGAAGTATCGCAAGAAAAAGTTGGGGTTACTCCTAATTATAAGGTGCTCGGAGAAACAGGACCGGATCATGCAAAAATTTTTACCATAGGCATTTATTTGGGGGACGAGATTGTTGCAAAGGGGGTTGGCGCAAGTAAGCAGGAAGCGGAAGAGGCAGCGGCGCGTGCAGCATTGAAAGAAAAAACGTGGTAAACTTTTTCCATGGCAGCTATTGATGCATTTCTAAAATCAACCGTTGAACGAAAAGCATCTGACCTTCATTTGGCGGTTGGTGTTTCTGCTATGCTCCGCATTGATGGCGAACTAGTTTCACTAGACGAGAAGGTGCTTACCCAGAAAGATGTTGAAACGTTAGTGTACGGAATGATAACGAGTGCGGCGAAGCAGCGGTTTACAACGGAGCGGGAATTAGATTTTGGTTATTCAGTCGTTGGTGTCGGTCGCTTCCGAGTAAATATTCATTTCGAAAAAGGAAACATTGGCCTCGTGGCTCGGGCTATTCCGTCTGAGATACCTTCAATGGAGGCGCTTGGAATGCCGTCAGTGCTTTTTGATCTGGCCCGAGAAGAGCAAGGTTTGGTGCTGGTGACTGGTCCAACTGGACAAGGGAAATCAACAGCGCTCGCCGCAATGGTAGAACTACGTAATACGGAACGGGCAAATAATATCGTGACGCTTGAAGACCCAATTGAATTCGTGTTTACACCAAAGAAAAGCATTGTGAAGCAGCGAGAGCTCGGCGTAGATATGCTTAGTTTTGCCGAGGGTTTGAAGCACGTGCTTCGCCAAGATCCCAATGTCATCATGGTTGGTGAAATGCGTGATCTGGAAACTATTGCCGCAGCTTTAACCGTTGCGGAAACAGGGCATTTGGTGCTCGCGACATTGCACACCTACAGCGCCGCTCAAACAATCGACCGCATTATCGACGTGTTCCCACCGCATCAGCAAGAGCAGGTTCGTATGCAGGTGTCGATGGTTTTGAAGGGTGTTATTTCGCAACGCCTGCTTCCTAAAAAGGACGGGGGGCGAGTAGCGGCACGAGAAATCATGTTAACCACGCCAGCCGTTGCGACACTCATTCGTGATAATAAAGTTTCACAACTTAATACCGCCATGCAAACTGGCCGGGCTGGTGGTATGCAAACTATGGACGCTGACCTGGCACGACTTGTTTCTGAGGGGGTAGTAGAAGCGGCGGTTGCTAAGCGGTACCTGTCTGACCCAGACGTTATTAAGTAGACTCGACATAGTGGTGGGCTTCACGGTATAGTGTTCGCTACTCGTGGTATGCACCACGACCATATGCGCTCGTAGCTCAGCTGGATAGAGCACTAGGCTTCGAACCTAGGGGTCGGGAGTTCGAATCTCTCCGGGCGCAGAGACCTTTAAGGAAAACCTCCCGTTTTTCCTTAATATTCCTTTCCCTCAGCAAAGGGCGTTCAAAAATTATTCCGTGCGTCAGCGAACAGAAGTTCTACGGCCGACGTACTCATAATTTTTTCACTCGCCGAAAACTTTTCTTTCCTAGCCATTTGCTATAGGCTATTTGCAATTTGCTACATGGGTCGCTAGCTCAATTGGTTAGAGCAGATCCCTCTTAAGGATAAGGTTCCGGGTTCGATTCCCGGGCGACCCACCAGAAAAAAGTGAGTGCCCTTGCGGCAGTCACTTTTTTCTTTGTGCCTTGTTAACGATCGGGTCAACCATCGTTTCATGATATAATACCAAAGTCGTATGCAGATTT harbors:
- a CDS encoding MBL fold metallo-hydrolase codes for the protein MTLTWLGQNCFKIEGKSGSLVLNPFISTKTQRLPKNADAFLFVRPMPEKDVAAITGESLSITTPGEYEIKELLIAGQPAGDKGETVFRIVADGVHVGYIGEQATFDEAAADLLEGVDVLVLPVGGGVVLDASGAGAVVSKIEPRIVVPIETAEMVGGKQASVEQFCKELGITKPDAVKKLSLLRKDLPADETMLVLFES
- the gyrA gene encoding DNA gyrase subunit A, with amino-acid sequence MAKREAKQTEEDIVAHGQIEPRGLVVEMEESYLDYAMSVIVSRALPDVRDGLKPVQRRILYAMWQTGLRASGKTRKSATVVGEVMGKYHPHGDSAIYDSLVRLAQPFSMREPLVTGQGNFGSMDGDSAAAMRYTEAKLSAIAEELLQDIEKETVAFVPNYDGSHEEPRVLPAKLPNLLINGTTGIAVGMATSIPPHNIGEVVDAAVHLIDHPEATAEDLFAIVPGPDFPTGGIIYDAKAIREAYGTGRGAIVTRGKAEIEEESNGAFRIIITEIPYLVNKATLVERIATLVHEKKIEGIRDLRDESDKAGVRVVVELKKDSYPKKILNQLYKHTELQQTFHLNMLALVDGVQPRVLTLKSVLEEYVKHREVVVQKRAEYDLEKAKDRAHILEGLKIAGDNIDAVIKLIKQSADKDVARLALMKKFNLSERQAVAILEIRLQQLANLERMRIEEELKEKRLLIKALTELLASAKKIRTVVKDELLALRERYTSPRRTAVVKNAVGEFTSEDLIPDEPTVVTVTAAGYVKRIPPDTFRTQARGGKGVVGLTTKEDDFVAHLVSTRTHADLLFFTTSGRVFQIKAYELPVSSRTAKGQAIQNFLQLAPEETVTAVLPLATDRSTTRYLAMGTARGVVKKVPVDQFENVRRSGLIAIRLHKTDTLRWVLPTTGQDEFIFVTKRGQSIRFKEKSVRAMGRSAAGVMGIRLKTGDDIMLMEVLPSGKSANAAELVVVSEHGFGKRTKLSQHKVQGRGGSGVKAADVSKKTGSLVGGAIVVPDGELVPDLIIISNAGQVIRIPYKSVSLLGRVTQGVRIMRFKGDADRVASVTIVG
- the rpmF gene encoding 50S ribosomal protein L32 yields the protein MPVPSFRRSKSHGRRRRSHDALKRQTLTTCAKCKQPKPQHQVCPSCGTYRGRQIMPAASTKTAKRSIRRTKAVSEKKA
- the nusB gene encoding transcription antitermination factor NusB, giving the protein MSNRHLARTVAMQTLYEVDFNRPFAGRSATPADIREVDQLVHVNFEEFAPGAEDERFSLAVVHGVLENLAAIDPYLTKYATEWPIEQITVVDRNVLRIGIFELVVGKTVPAKVAINEAIELAKAFGGESSGRFVNGVLGAIYKDMPKVAVAGVV
- the rnc gene encoding ribonuclease III; the encoded protein is MTRDLSKLETILGVSFKNKDLLEQALVHRSYLNENPAFPYGNNERLEFLGDAVLELVVTEYLYDQYENPEGDLTNWRASLVNTKMLADVSRGLSVNDFLRLSRGEAKEDQAKARTYILANAFESIVGALYLDQGYDVVRAYLHRVLLPRLPHILEHELYRDPKSTFQEVSQEKVGVTPNYKVLGETGPDHAKIFTIGIYLGDEIVAKGVGASKQEAEEAAARAALKEKTW
- a CDS encoding type IV pilus twitching motility protein PilT, giving the protein MAAIDAFLKSTVERKASDLHLAVGVSAMLRIDGELVSLDEKVLTQKDVETLVYGMITSAAKQRFTTERELDFGYSVVGVGRFRVNIHFEKGNIGLVARAIPSEIPSMEALGMPSVLFDLAREEQGLVLVTGPTGQGKSTALAAMVELRNTERANNIVTLEDPIEFVFTPKKSIVKQRELGVDMLSFAEGLKHVLRQDPNVIMVGEMRDLETIAAALTVAETGHLVLATLHTYSAAQTIDRIIDVFPPHQQEQVRMQVSMVLKGVISQRLLPKKDGGRVAAREIMLTTPAVATLIRDNKVSQLNTAMQTGRAGGMQTMDADLARLVSEGVVEAAVAKRYLSDPDVIK